A window of the Streptomyces sp. Ag109_O5-10 genome harbors these coding sequences:
- a CDS encoding Lrp/AsnC family transcriptional regulator: MDAVDRQLIQALRENGRASYAELGRLVGLSGPSVTDRINRLEAAGVITGYRATVNAASLGLGVTALIGISLSDAADHEDVAQRLRDLPEIEDCWFIAGDDSFMLKVRSSDVDGLEKTIRRLSGTKGVSRTRTTIVLSTKWENRVGELPEEA; encoded by the coding sequence ATGGACGCCGTGGACAGGCAGCTCATCCAGGCCCTGAGGGAGAACGGCCGGGCCTCGTACGCTGAGCTGGGCCGCCTCGTCGGACTGTCGGGACCCAGCGTCACCGACCGCATCAACCGGCTGGAGGCGGCCGGGGTCATCACCGGCTACCGCGCCACCGTCAACGCGGCCTCGCTCGGCCTCGGCGTCACCGCCCTCATCGGCATCTCCCTCTCCGACGCGGCCGACCACGAGGACGTGGCCCAGCGGCTGCGGGACCTGCCGGAGATCGAGGACTGCTGGTTCATCGCCGGCGACGACTCCTTCATGCTCAAGGTGCGCTCCTCGGACGTGGACGGCCTGGAGAAGACCATCCGGCGGCTGTCCGGGACGAAGGGCGTCTCCCGGACCCGCACCACGATCGTGCTGTCCACGAAGTGGGAGAACCGGGTCGGGGAACTTCCCGAAGAGGCGTAG
- a CDS encoding UbiX family flavin prenyltransferase: MPWIVGVSGASGTPYAAAVLRALLDAGESVDLVVSRASRLTLLDETGISFRDAHWRDDLGEWLARGADGKPGTFRVDLARARYWSAGDLAAGPSSGSYPVKGMLIVPASTAAVAGVALGLSKDLLQRAASVTLKERRRLVVAVRETPLNGQTLRHLVTLDDLGAVVVPTSPAFYAGATHIQDLVDFVAGRVLDAAGVGHRLYRRWEGDLGGGSK, encoded by the coding sequence GTGCCTTGGATCGTGGGGGTGTCCGGGGCGTCCGGAACGCCGTATGCCGCTGCGGTGCTGCGTGCCCTGCTGGACGCGGGGGAGAGCGTCGACCTGGTGGTCAGCCGGGCCTCGCGGCTCACCCTGCTGGACGAGACCGGGATCTCCTTCCGGGACGCGCACTGGCGGGACGACCTGGGGGAATGGCTGGCGCGGGGGGCCGACGGCAAGCCGGGGACCTTCCGGGTGGACCTCGCGCGGGCGCGGTACTGGAGCGCCGGGGACCTGGCCGCCGGGCCGTCCTCCGGGTCGTACCCGGTGAAGGGCATGCTGATCGTGCCGGCGTCCACCGCCGCCGTCGCCGGGGTCGCGCTCGGCCTCTCCAAGGACCTGCTCCAGCGGGCGGCCAGTGTCACCCTGAAGGAGCGCCGCCGCCTCGTCGTCGCCGTCCGCGAGACCCCGCTGAACGGCCAGACCCTGCGCCACCTGGTCACCCTGGACGACCTCGGGGCGGTCGTCGTCCCGACCTCCCCCGCCTTCTACGCGGGCGCGACCCACATCCAGGACCTGGTCGACTTCGTCGCCGGGCGGGTGCTGGACGCGGCGGGCGTCGGGCACCGGCTCTACCGCCGCTGGGAAGGGGACCTCGGCGGCGGAAGCAAGTAG
- a CDS encoding Uma2 family endonuclease, translated as MTVSDSDRLHSQLARYEDMFRGYRMEIVEGNIVMSPLRPFHNETIVRVWTQLEPQLGPEWGFISDVAIPFSDDFEFCPDLAVIPEAEKNRNLTSYPPDLVELAIEVVSPSSVRNDYEVKNKQYAARGIPNYLIFDPRTGHLVTLWNPGPDGYLGRDTLSYGGKLTVETKLGSLTVDTSRLRVDPEAPHPA; from the coding sequence GTGACCGTCTCGGACAGCGACCGCCTGCACTCGCAGCTCGCCCGGTACGAGGACATGTTCCGCGGGTACCGGATGGAGATTGTCGAGGGCAACATCGTGATGAGTCCGCTCCGGCCGTTCCACAACGAGACCATCGTGAGGGTGTGGACGCAGCTCGAACCCCAGTTGGGCCCGGAATGGGGCTTCATCAGCGACGTGGCGATCCCGTTCAGTGACGACTTCGAGTTCTGCCCCGATCTCGCGGTCATTCCCGAAGCCGAGAAGAACCGCAACCTCACCTCCTACCCACCCGACCTGGTGGAGCTGGCGATCGAGGTGGTCTCACCAAGCAGCGTCCGCAACGACTACGAGGTGAAGAACAAGCAGTACGCGGCTCGCGGTATCCCCAACTACCTGATTTTCGATCCGCGCACGGGACACCTTGTCACGTTGTGGAACCCCGGCCCGGACGGATACCTGGGCCGGGACACGCTCTCCTACGGGGGCAAGCTGACCGTGGAGACGAAGCTCGGCAGCCTCACGGTGGACACGTCCCGCCTCCGCGTCGACCCCGAGGCCCCCCACCCGGCCTGA